A stretch of Myroides oncorhynchi DNA encodes these proteins:
- a CDS encoding SusC/RagA family TonB-linked outer membrane protein: MISKLRWTLALAAGLAVQVSFAQQKTLSGVVSEGGLPLPGVTVVIKGTQEGTQTDLDGKYSLKVKPGDVLVYSFIGMNDKEYKVSTANNYNVALESEDSMLDEVVVTAYGTQTKTSIAGSIAVVDSKQIRDVTTSDVTQGLVGKVAGVQIMNNSGSPGDNATIRFRGLGSISASSDPLLVVDGVPFNGSLSAINNSDIETISFLKDASAAALYGNRGANGVIIITTKRGQSGQTKVSFDTKVGIASSNFQDYNKMSSPSKYYESYYAALRNSYMTAGNSFDKASQMASQGLISESAGKLGSGLGYNIYNVPNDQLIDPTTGKINPNAQLMYHELYDDYLFRDGLFTQNNLSFSGGSDNTTFSMSLGHEKNEGIVANNDYQKITGRLSVDSRINKTFKVGGSVNYSHVERENPMGGDYIRGNNSAFSNPFFWSASIAPIYPVHAYDKEGSIMKDKSGNVLYDDGSGSITPYVRPFGQNSNPYASGTNDYRKFVSDQVFTSTYLDMKLAEGLTFKYVLSADLYSNVLRYTMNPVYGSGTGVNGRANQEDDKMFAVTNQQLLNYNKWFGQHSVDILLGHETMNRKKENLYVQRTNMLFPDSPFVDHAAVIRSANGGNETYSLEGYFAKLNYGYNNKYFVNASIRRDASSYFHPDNKWGTFFGVGGAWVISSENFMKDIAWIDQLKLKSSYGEQGNDNLLMMNPYQNQYSIKPSFDPDAPITIIGETKGNKDITWEVNKNFNAGFEASFLNGRIAVEAEYFIRKVDDMLFFVPTPLVTGFKQMPYNAGNMKNTGVEVNLSSEIVRTNDLKVSLNINGTHYKNEITKLPAGQKSIKSGQFVREEGGSIYEYYLKEYVGVNQENGNAQFIKIDDKTGERSITENWNDATLQKIDKSPIPTVYGGFGLNAEYKGFDLSANFAYQFGGYGYDTKYTSFFSVKPGQNLHNDFSKTWDPVTKQGSLPRVDVSDKASAYGGSTLALIKSDYLSLQNITVGYTFNKEVTDHLGLSKLRLYAMVDNAALWSKRQGYDPRLNLTGLSGTGYPLYRTFAFGANIQF; encoded by the coding sequence ATGATTTCTAAGTTAAGATGGACTTTAGCTCTGGCAGCAGGGCTAGCTGTGCAAGTTTCTTTTGCACAACAAAAGACTCTATCTGGAGTAGTATCTGAGGGAGGACTTCCATTGCCAGGGGTAACTGTGGTAATTAAGGGAACTCAAGAGGGAACTCAGACAGATCTAGATGGAAAATATTCTTTAAAAGTAAAACCTGGAGATGTATTGGTATACTCTTTCATTGGTATGAACGATAAAGAATATAAGGTGTCTACAGCAAATAACTATAACGTTGCTTTAGAATCTGAGGATTCTATGTTAGATGAGGTTGTAGTAACTGCGTATGGTACTCAAACAAAAACTTCTATTGCAGGATCTATTGCTGTAGTTGATAGTAAACAAATTAGAGATGTAACTACTTCTGATGTAACTCAAGGTTTAGTAGGTAAAGTTGCTGGGGTTCAAATTATGAATAATAGTGGTTCACCTGGTGATAATGCAACAATTCGTTTTAGAGGTTTAGGATCTATTTCTGCGAGTTCTGATCCGTTATTAGTTGTTGATGGAGTTCCATTTAATGGATCTTTAAGTGCTATTAATAATTCTGATATAGAAACTATCTCTTTCTTAAAAGATGCCTCTGCAGCTGCTTTATATGGAAATAGAGGTGCAAACGGAGTTATTATTATTACAACAAAACGTGGTCAATCAGGACAAACTAAAGTATCATTTGATACTAAAGTAGGTATTGCAAGTTCTAATTTCCAAGACTATAATAAGATGAGCAGCCCCTCAAAATACTATGAGTCTTATTATGCTGCTTTGAGAAATAGTTATATGACAGCTGGTAACAGCTTTGATAAAGCTTCTCAGATGGCTTCTCAAGGACTTATTTCTGAAAGTGCTGGTAAACTTGGTTCTGGGTTAGGTTATAATATTTATAATGTTCCTAATGATCAGTTAATCGATCCTACTACAGGAAAGATAAATCCAAATGCTCAATTGATGTATCATGAATTATATGATGATTATTTATTTAGAGATGGGTTGTTTACTCAGAATAATTTAAGTTTTTCAGGAGGAAGTGATAATACAACATTCTCTATGTCTTTAGGACATGAGAAAAATGAAGGTATTGTTGCAAATAATGACTACCAAAAAATTACAGGGCGTTTAAGTGTAGATAGTCGTATTAACAAAACTTTCAAAGTTGGTGGTAGTGTTAATTATTCTCATGTTGAGAGAGAAAATCCAATGGGAGGAGATTACATTAGAGGTAATAATAGCGCTTTTTCAAATCCATTTTTCTGGTCAGCTTCAATAGCACCTATTTACCCTGTTCATGCATATGATAAAGAAGGTAGTATCATGAAGGACAAAAGTGGTAATGTATTATATGATGATGGTTCTGGAAGTATTACTCCTTATGTAAGACCTTTTGGACAAAATTCTAATCCATATGCATCAGGAACTAATGATTACAGAAAATTTGTTTCTGATCAGGTATTTACTTCGACTTATTTAGACATGAAATTAGCTGAGGGATTAACTTTTAAATATGTTCTTTCTGCTGATTTATATAGTAATGTATTACGTTACACTATGAACCCTGTTTACGGTTCAGGTACTGGTGTTAATGGTCGTGCTAACCAAGAAGATGATAAAATGTTTGCTGTTACTAACCAACAGTTATTAAATTATAACAAATGGTTTGGACAACATTCTGTTGACATCTTATTAGGGCATGAAACAATGAATAGAAAGAAAGAAAACTTATATGTGCAACGTACAAATATGTTATTCCCAGATAGTCCATTTGTTGATCATGCTGCTGTTATTCGCAGTGCTAATGGAGGTAATGAAACTTATTCGTTAGAAGGATACTTCGCTAAACTTAACTACGGGTATAATAATAAGTACTTCGTTAATGCTAGTATTAGACGTGATGCTTCTTCTTATTTTCATCCAGATAACAAATGGGGTACTTTCTTTGGTGTTGGAGGTGCATGGGTTATTTCATCTGAAAACTTCATGAAAGACATTGCTTGGATTGACCAACTAAAACTTAAATCAAGTTATGGTGAACAAGGGAATGACAATTTATTAATGATGAACCCTTATCAAAACCAATATTCAATTAAGCCTTCTTTTGATCCAGATGCACCTATTACAATTATTGGTGAAACTAAAGGAAATAAAGATATTACTTGGGAAGTAAATAAAAACTTTAATGCTGGTTTTGAGGCTTCTTTCTTAAATGGAAGAATAGCTGTTGAGGCTGAATATTTCATTAGAAAGGTTGATGATATGTTGTTCTTTGTACCAACACCTCTTGTTACTGGATTTAAGCAAATGCCTTATAATGCAGGTAATATGAAAAATACTGGTGTTGAGGTTAATTTATCTAGTGAAATCGTTCGTACTAATGATTTAAAAGTTAGCTTGAACATAAACGGAACTCATTATAAAAATGAGATTACAAAATTGCCTGCAGGACAAAAAAGTATTAAATCAGGACAGTTTGTTAGAGAAGAGGGAGGATCTATATATGAATACTATTTAAAAGAATATGTAGGTGTTAACCAAGAGAACGGAAATGCACAATTTATCAAAATTGATGATAAAACAGGAGAACGTTCTATTACAGAGAACTGGAATGATGCAACATTACAAAAAATAGATAAATCACCTATACCTACTGTGTATGGTGGATTTGGATTAAATGCAGAATATAAAGGATTTGATTTGTCAGCTAATTTTGCGTATCAATTTGGTGGGTATGGATATGATACTAAATACACTAGCTTCTTCTCAGTAAAACCAGGTCAGAACTTACATAATGATTTTAGCAAAACTTGGGATCCAGTTACAAAACAAGGAAGTTTGCCAAGAGTTGATGTTAGTGATAAAGCGAGTGCTTACGGTGGTTCTACATTAGCATTAATTAAATCAGATTATTTAAGTTTACAGAATATTACTGTGGGATACACATTTAACAAAGAAGTTACAGATCACTTAGGGTTATCTAAATTGCGTTTATACGCTATGGTTGATAATGCTGCTTTATGGTCTAAACGTCAAGGATATGATCCAAGGTTAAATCTAACAGGACTTTCGGGTACAGGTTATCCACTGTATAGAACATTTGCATTTGGTGCTAATATTCAATTTTAA
- a CDS encoding ribonuclease HII: MLLPNYSSYTLEAGTDEAGRGCIAGPVTAAAVILPKDFLNEEINDSKQITAKTRYKLRELIEENALTYKVTHLHEDTIEELNILHASIKAMTLSVLDLDPKPEFLIIDGNRFTPIPDLLHQCIVKGDTKYLSLAAASILAKTYRDDYMDKIHEEFPMYNWKKNKGYPTKEHREAIVKFGACKYHRMSFKLLPDQLKLEL; the protein is encoded by the coding sequence ATGTTATTACCAAACTATTCTTCATACACACTAGAAGCAGGAACAGATGAAGCTGGCAGAGGCTGCATAGCAGGTCCTGTAACAGCCGCTGCTGTAATTCTTCCAAAAGATTTTCTAAATGAGGAAATAAATGATTCTAAGCAGATAACTGCCAAAACACGGTACAAACTCAGAGAATTAATAGAAGAGAATGCGTTAACTTACAAAGTAACTCATCTACATGAAGATACAATCGAAGAACTAAATATATTACATGCCTCTATTAAAGCCATGACACTATCAGTGTTAGACTTAGATCCTAAACCAGAGTTTCTCATCATAGATGGCAACCGATTCACTCCTATCCCTGACTTACTCCACCAGTGTATTGTCAAAGGAGACACAAAATATCTTAGCCTAGCTGCCGCCTCTATCTTAGCTAAAACATACAGAGATGACTATATGGATAAGATACACGAAGAGTTTCCGATGTATAATTGGAAAAAGAATAAAGGATATCCAACTAAAGAGCACAGAGAAGCTATTGTAAAATTCGGTGCTTGCAAGTATCATAGAATGTCATTTAAACTCTTACCTGATCAACTAAAGTTAGAACTATAA
- a CDS encoding IS1182 family transposase gives MAKQSPRFKYYAQNQMSLIPHSLDDFIPKLHPVRIINTVIDKLDLESLYDSYSKCGGISYHPKMLLKVLIYGYLNNVYSSRKLEQACLENVHYMWLSGMSYPDHNTINRFRSSKLKDYIEQIFTQIVELFIAEGFISIEEAYIDGTKIEANANKFTFVWKKAISNYKEKMVQQILEIWGYADSIARQESELPPPPDFKKIDAETINQAIDTLNAALKDNPDVDQKVKNKLKYISKEYPTKIQEYQEHEAILEDRNSYSKTDKDATFMRMKEDHMNSGFLKAGYNVQISTNNQYILAYSIHSNPTDTTTLIPHLEKFKENYGEYPKSVIADAGYGSQENYTYLEDQQIKAFVKYNTFEQEQEQVEKKTRKNAKQSTKPFATDKLFYQHKGDYFVCPMGQEMHYIGDTTKATTTGFIQTLRQYQAKNCQGCPLNGVCHKAKGNRTIEINFELQRHRKKASKLLTTKEGVDKRTQRCHDVETVFGNIKQNHGFRRFMLRGKEKVAIEWGLLAIAQNIRKRAA, from the coding sequence ATGGCAAAACAATCCCCTAGATTTAAATACTACGCTCAGAATCAAATGAGCTTAATTCCTCATTCCTTAGATGATTTTATCCCTAAGTTACATCCTGTACGTATTATTAATACAGTAATAGATAAGTTAGACTTAGAAAGCTTATATGATAGCTACTCTAAATGTGGTGGTATCAGTTATCATCCAAAGATGTTACTAAAGGTTCTAATTTATGGTTACCTAAACAATGTGTACAGTAGTCGCAAGCTTGAGCAAGCCTGTTTAGAGAATGTTCATTATATGTGGTTAAGTGGTATGTCCTACCCAGACCACAATACAATTAATCGTTTTCGCTCTTCAAAACTTAAGGATTATATAGAGCAAATCTTTACTCAGATTGTTGAGTTATTCATAGCGGAAGGTTTTATTAGTATTGAAGAGGCTTATATTGATGGAACTAAAATCGAGGCCAATGCTAATAAATTCACCTTTGTTTGGAAGAAAGCTATTTCAAATTATAAAGAAAAGATGGTTCAGCAGATTCTAGAAATATGGGGTTATGCAGACTCTATTGCCAGACAAGAAAGTGAACTTCCACCACCCCCAGACTTTAAGAAAATAGATGCAGAGACTATAAATCAAGCCATTGACACATTAAATGCAGCGTTAAAAGACAATCCAGATGTTGACCAGAAAGTAAAGAACAAACTTAAGTATATCAGCAAAGAGTACCCTACAAAAATTCAAGAGTACCAAGAGCATGAAGCTATACTAGAAGATCGCAATTCTTATTCTAAAACAGATAAGGATGCTACTTTTATGCGTATGAAGGAAGATCATATGAATAGTGGTTTTCTAAAAGCAGGCTACAATGTTCAAATATCAACCAACAATCAATATATCCTTGCCTATAGTATACATTCAAACCCAACTGATACAACTACATTAATACCTCACTTAGAAAAATTCAAAGAGAATTATGGCGAATATCCAAAGTCTGTTATAGCAGACGCAGGGTATGGTAGTCAAGAAAATTACACCTATTTAGAGGATCAACAAATTAAAGCTTTTGTGAAGTATAATACTTTTGAGCAAGAGCAAGAACAAGTAGAAAAAAAAACCAGGAAGAATGCTAAGCAAAGTACAAAGCCTTTTGCAACAGATAAATTATTTTACCAACACAAAGGTGATTATTTTGTATGTCCTATGGGACAAGAAATGCACTATATTGGAGATACAACAAAAGCTACAACTACAGGCTTTATCCAAACATTAAGGCAATATCAAGCTAAAAATTGTCAAGGTTGTCCTTTAAATGGTGTATGCCATAAAGCAAAAGGCAATCGGACTATAGAAATAAACTTTGAATTACAACGACACCGAAAAAAAGCAAGTAAATTACTCACTACAAAAGAAGGTGTTGACAAGCGTACACAAAGGTGTCACGATGTAGAAACAGTTTTCGGAAACATTAAACAGAACCATGGGTTCCGCCGATTTATGCTTCGTGGTAAGGAAAAAGTCGCAATAGAATGGGGATTATTGGCAATTGCACAAAATATTAGAAAGAGAGCTGCCTAA